One genomic region from Nocardia vinacea encodes:
- a CDS encoding type IV secretory system conjugative DNA transfer family protein, whose amino-acid sequence MISTRETRRRTKRGLGEETTLLLMFLLLVAFALELWAALSLGSWWAGLPVTGHPVTALLEVVAGQHRWPWQASVLAVVFTAAGAALVIAGWRALSARNEIDAAARTMQRPAAIRLARASDNALANQRLLRDADPAIQALKGPPLGKTVIGGVELFVPAEMCVTLAAGARTGKTMVWAVPAVLAAWGPCLATSIRPDLYRHTVYGREQRGRIWLCDLQAVTGTIECGFWVNLLTQVTNLPAARKLAGFFVSAASGSVSQAANARVDSYFDGGAQELLSLYMFAAACAGGDLLHVAEWLGRDQDQTPALILRHYGHHRPAERIIESQALYARQRDGLFDMARRYLNVLSDEGYARLVTPPRRQLLAVREETDKKTRKTRVVIDKTEQDPTHSLPEFKPAEFVTSTDTLYALSMAGPDGATPLTAALVGQILEAGLEAARARPDGRLAVPLLGVLDEAANCARISELPSYYTYAGGCGIILITILQVLEQGEDLWGANGLKTMRAQSIEVYGGGIAAVDYLEHWSAMTGPHDVADRSRSHGAGGVNRTLTWRPEPILDVALLAALPKDRALVRLPNHGPVVVHKIWWSNTEYAPLIRTSLERFEKTAYQITGAAEPVDDDPADGGQRS is encoded by the coding sequence ATGATCTCGACACGAGAGACCCGTCGCCGCACCAAACGCGGCCTGGGCGAGGAAACCACGCTGCTGCTGATGTTTCTGCTGTTGGTGGCCTTCGCGCTGGAGTTGTGGGCGGCGTTGAGCCTGGGCAGCTGGTGGGCCGGACTGCCGGTCACCGGCCATCCGGTGACCGCGCTGCTGGAAGTCGTTGCGGGCCAACACCGTTGGCCGTGGCAAGCCAGCGTGCTGGCTGTCGTCTTCACCGCCGCGGGAGCAGCGTTGGTTATCGCGGGCTGGCGGGCATTGAGCGCCCGTAACGAGATCGACGCGGCCGCGCGCACGATGCAACGACCCGCGGCGATTCGGTTGGCCCGCGCGAGTGATAACGCGCTCGCCAACCAGCGACTTCTCCGTGACGCCGACCCAGCGATCCAAGCCCTCAAGGGCCCGCCACTAGGAAAGACAGTGATCGGCGGCGTCGAGCTATTCGTACCGGCCGAAATGTGCGTGACACTGGCAGCCGGCGCCCGCACCGGCAAGACGATGGTCTGGGCGGTGCCTGCGGTTCTGGCCGCCTGGGGGCCGTGCCTGGCCACCTCGATCCGACCGGACCTGTACCGGCACACCGTCTATGGGCGCGAACAGCGAGGCCGGATCTGGCTGTGTGATCTGCAAGCGGTCACCGGCACGATCGAGTGCGGGTTCTGGGTCAACCTGCTCACCCAGGTCACGAACTTACCCGCGGCCCGAAAGCTGGCGGGGTTCTTCGTCTCGGCCGCCTCCGGGTCGGTGTCGCAGGCCGCCAACGCCCGAGTGGATTCCTATTTCGACGGTGGCGCTCAAGAACTTCTGAGCCTGTACATGTTTGCCGCGGCGTGCGCGGGCGGGGATTTGCTGCATGTGGCGGAATGGCTGGGCAGAGATCAAGATCAAACCCCGGCGTTGATCCTGCGTCACTACGGTCACCATCGGCCAGCCGAACGCATCATCGAATCCCAAGCCCTCTACGCCCGCCAACGCGACGGCCTATTCGACATGGCCAGGCGGTATTTGAACGTCCTGTCCGACGAAGGCTACGCGCGGCTGGTCACCCCACCACGACGCCAGCTCCTGGCGGTACGGGAGGAAACCGACAAGAAGACCCGCAAAACCCGCGTCGTCATCGACAAGACCGAACAGGACCCGACCCACAGCCTGCCGGAGTTCAAACCCGCCGAATTCGTCACCTCCACGGACACGCTATATGCGCTGTCGATGGCCGGTCCCGACGGAGCCACACCGTTGACCGCGGCGCTGGTCGGCCAGATCCTCGAGGCTGGGCTCGAGGCGGCGCGGGCACGCCCGGATGGGCGGCTGGCGGTGCCGCTGCTGGGGGTGCTCGACGAGGCCGCCAACTGCGCCCGCATCTCGGAGCTGCCGTCCTATTACACCTATGCCGGTGGCTGCGGCATCATCCTCATCACCATCTTGCAAGTCCTCGAACAAGGCGAAGACCTGTGGGGCGCAAACGGTCTCAAAACGATGCGCGCCCAATCCATCGAGGTCTACGGCGGCGGGATCGCCGCGGTCGACTACCTCGAACACTGGTCGGCGATGACCGGCCCCCACGATGTGGCCGACCGGTCCCGCAGCCACGGCGCCGGGGGAGTCAACCGCACCCTGACCTGGCGCCCCGAACCCATCCTCGACGTCGCCCTGCTGGCAGCACTGCCCAAAGACCGTGCCCTGGTACGACTCCCGAACCACGGACCGGTAGTCGTGCACAAGATCTGGTGGTCCAACACCGAATACGCACCCCTGATCCGCACATCACTGGAGCGCTTCGAGAAAACCGCCTACCAGATCACTGGGGCTGCTGAGCCTGTGGACGACGATCCGGCAGACGGTGGTCAGCGGTCATGA
- a CDS encoding helix-turn-helix transcriptional regulator yields the protein MTTGEVIRRIRKSIGMTQNELGELINFSQPAISGLERGGPAAYDIRVLRHVARALQVPLAILVVESDEEADVDRRNFFRAGALGSAGAAMIAATGSIHAGSASAVKVGASDVAGISDSINEIHELDLLVGGDRLCVLAAGQVRYVKQLLDAGTFTENVGRQLATATAEMMTAAGWVHYDADRRDDARGFYADAVHTANEAGDGIAAAHALMNASIIDLDTAGLVQGAASGHQPRPQKAAHLAQAAQNAARRNGGPKVRALGALREAQAQGVIDKTAMHKAIARAHRAYESGRGYDPDWVYLPEAEMNGLSGIAYMFAGQYPQAEEALQAAIDASAEWPRERTGWQLYLAHTFIEAGDPAKACSLLTDNFSTIGTVASTRLQRKLDTIAAAVQPHAAVPEVKTFLGMRASRV from the coding sequence ATGACGACCGGCGAAGTTATCCGACGGATACGCAAATCCATCGGCATGACCCAGAACGAGCTGGGAGAGCTGATCAACTTCTCTCAGCCCGCAATTTCGGGCTTGGAGCGTGGTGGCCCCGCCGCATACGACATTCGCGTCTTACGGCACGTGGCGCGTGCGCTTCAGGTTCCGCTGGCCATACTGGTAGTGGAGTCGGACGAGGAGGCAGACGTGGACCGTCGCAACTTCTTCAGAGCAGGGGCACTCGGCAGCGCTGGAGCCGCCATGATTGCGGCGACCGGATCCATTCATGCGGGATCGGCATCAGCGGTGAAAGTCGGTGCCAGCGACGTGGCCGGGATCAGCGATAGCATCAACGAGATTCACGAGCTTGACCTGCTGGTAGGCGGCGACCGACTCTGTGTCCTTGCGGCTGGGCAGGTGCGATACGTCAAGCAACTGCTGGACGCGGGCACCTTTACCGAAAACGTTGGCCGACAACTCGCCACGGCGACCGCCGAAATGATGACCGCTGCTGGTTGGGTGCACTACGACGCCGATCGCCGGGACGACGCACGTGGCTTCTACGCCGACGCAGTCCATACGGCGAATGAAGCTGGTGATGGCATCGCAGCTGCCCATGCCCTAATGAATGCCAGCATCATTGACCTCGACACGGCTGGCTTAGTGCAGGGAGCCGCCAGCGGGCATCAGCCACGCCCGCAGAAGGCGGCACATTTAGCACAGGCAGCCCAGAATGCCGCCCGCCGTAACGGTGGCCCGAAAGTACGTGCGTTAGGGGCGCTCCGCGAAGCCCAGGCGCAGGGCGTTATCGACAAGACAGCGATGCACAAGGCCATCGCCCGCGCACACCGGGCGTACGAATCCGGCCGGGGATACGACCCTGACTGGGTCTACTTGCCAGAAGCAGAGATGAACGGGCTCAGTGGCATCGCCTACATGTTCGCGGGCCAATACCCTCAGGCTGAGGAAGCCTTGCAGGCTGCCATCGACGCGTCTGCTGAGTGGCCTCGCGAGCGGACCGGCTGGCAGCTGTATCTGGCGCACACCTTCATCGAGGCCGGTGACCCCGCGAAGGCGTGTTCACTGCTCACAGATAACTTCAGCACAATCGGTACCGTGGCCTCCACCCGCCTGCAGCGAAAGCTAGACACAATTGCGGCCGCAGTTCAGCCGCATGCTGCTGTACCCGAAGTGAAGACGTTTTTGGGAATGCGGGCATCCCGGGTCTGA
- a CDS encoding C40 family peptidase has product MDTSKTVIATAISLPIAFIILLLIVVGVDSARSCAAPLANSAAGVRGATGQSVAGLSERQLQLARNGVAIGKQRGMTQNMIIAELAAAATESTFRNLANPAVPESLNYSNDGLGYDHDSVGPHQMRASVWGSVGIATLMNPIYQINWFYDHAAQLGPAAAHMSPADLAQAIEQSAPNAYGAQLDLAQRLYLMFADIDTASMPSTPGGSSPAGCGPNGSGTPLPAHASAFGRAVIEAAMKWIGTPYVWGGGDTNGPTSGGFDCSGLTLYAIYQASGGRIRLPHYTQAQQDHPSAQPVPYAERAPGDLIFFTAPGDTDSHHVGIYYGRDAQGRDLLLHSPQSGQNVTLTALSVFDGERMAVRRYSKPAPSPLDTTPGGRE; this is encoded by the coding sequence ATGGATACCTCGAAAACCGTGATCGCGACGGCGATCTCGCTACCGATCGCGTTCATCATACTACTGCTGATCGTTGTCGGCGTCGACTCGGCCCGTTCGTGTGCAGCCCCACTGGCCAACAGTGCCGCCGGAGTCAGGGGTGCCACCGGACAATCGGTGGCGGGGCTGTCGGAGCGCCAGTTACAGCTGGCCCGCAACGGTGTCGCGATCGGCAAACAACGCGGCATGACACAGAACATGATCATCGCCGAACTGGCCGCCGCCGCCACTGAATCCACCTTCCGCAACCTGGCCAACCCCGCGGTGCCGGAATCGCTGAACTACAGCAACGACGGCCTGGGCTACGACCACGACTCGGTCGGTCCGCACCAGATGCGGGCCAGTGTCTGGGGATCGGTCGGTATCGCCACCTTGATGAACCCGATCTACCAAATCAACTGGTTCTACGACCACGCCGCGCAACTCGGGCCCGCCGCCGCCCACATGTCACCGGCCGACCTGGCGCAAGCGATCGAACAATCCGCACCCAATGCCTATGGAGCGCAACTGGATTTAGCGCAACGGCTCTATCTGATGTTCGCCGACATCGATACCGCCTCGATGCCCTCCACCCCCGGCGGGTCCTCACCCGCCGGGTGCGGGCCGAACGGATCCGGGACGCCACTACCCGCGCACGCCAGTGCCTTCGGTCGCGCGGTCATCGAGGCGGCGATGAAATGGATCGGCACCCCGTATGTATGGGGCGGCGGCGACACCAATGGTCCGACCAGCGGCGGGTTCGACTGCTCGGGTCTGACCCTATATGCGATCTATCAGGCCTCGGGCGGGCGAATCCGGTTGCCGCACTACACCCAAGCCCAACAGGACCACCCCAGCGCCCAACCGGTGCCCTATGCCGAGCGCGCACCGGGGGATCTGATCTTTTTCACCGCGCCAGGCGATACGGATTCCCATCACGTCGGCATCTACTACGGCCGCGACGCTCAAGGCCGCGACCTGCTGTTACACAGCCCGCAAAGCGGCCAAAACGTCACTCTCACTGCGTTATCGGTGTTCGACGGAGAACGGATGGCCGTGCGCCGCTACAGCAAACCCGCCCCTTCACCCCTCGACACCACCCCGGGAGGACGAGAATGA
- a CDS encoding MBL fold metallo-hydrolase, which produces MTVSLDHFTRPATTHRHQLGDHRITYLPDGIALLDPRLWLPDSDDQILAEHAHLINPDGYLVASIGALLIEHRNRTMLIDTGFGPLAIPTPYGLMRGGQLLTSLATAGKTPADAELIAVSHLHLDHIGWLWQSVPATTVSPFADIPVLVGDTEWAHRDLTVTDGINPEMLNVFTAHVNTIADGEEIFPGVRALATPGHSLGHLAYEITSPSHRLIVFGDAMQTPLQITHPELNAAADDDPAESTATACRLIDQLTQPDTLGFGIHFADVQLGRVTVGASGERVWQSECW; this is translated from the coding sequence GTGACCGTGAGCCTGGACCACTTCACCCGCCCCGCGACAACCCACCGCCACCAGTTGGGTGATCACCGCATCACCTACCTACCCGACGGGATCGCTCTGCTCGACCCCCGCCTGTGGCTGCCCGACTCCGACGACCAGATCCTGGCCGAGCACGCGCATCTGATCAACCCAGACGGATACCTGGTCGCCAGTATCGGCGCGCTGCTGATCGAGCACCGCAACCGGACCATGCTCATCGACACCGGCTTCGGACCACTCGCCATTCCCACGCCCTACGGGCTGATGCGCGGCGGGCAGCTACTCACCAGCCTCGCCACCGCAGGCAAAACCCCGGCCGATGCCGAACTGATCGCCGTCAGCCACCTGCATCTGGATCACATCGGCTGGCTATGGCAATCCGTGCCCGCGACCACCGTCAGTCCGTTCGCCGATATCCCGGTCCTGGTCGGAGACACCGAATGGGCCCACCGCGATCTCACGGTCACCGACGGGATCAACCCGGAAATGCTCAACGTCTTCACCGCCCACGTCAACACCATCGCTGACGGCGAAGAGATCTTCCCGGGAGTGCGCGCACTCGCTACCCCCGGACACAGCCTCGGCCACCTCGCCTACGAGATCACCTCGCCCAGCCACAGGCTGATCGTCTTCGGCGACGCCATGCAAACCCCACTCCAGATCACCCACCCTGAACTGAACGCCGCCGCCGATGACGACCCCGCCGAATCCACGGCCACAGCTTGTCGACTGATCGACCAACTCACGCAACCTGACACTCTCGGTTTCGGAATTCACTTCGCCGACGTGCAACTCGGCCGCGTCACCGTCGGCGCCAGCGGCGAACGGGTGTGGCAATCCGAATGCTGGTAG
- a CDS encoding DUF4913 domain-containing protein — protein MSAAAGKKKPMPPAYRHFTVFTEKWLLPTINVRLAEANRENTYTWCSKWWAHRGVAVRFAHLHTAFEAQRRAQTATSLSTFLLSHLDAHFKVILDAANGPLHRCTRTTHLPTPSLPFDPVPVGWFTSANRPPEAAPEGEEQEPKKPPPRFAHYSEFVQDWLLPVTAVRIAGSNREGQYSWCRQWWRHQGVAVRFGGLHAVFEAARLAEDKSAMSGLFVRHIDSHMRYILDAANGPLHRCTPDQHLDIPGLRTEPIPAAWFGAPGAKTAIEHLGFGPDFRAFAVNGAAGGPGL, from the coding sequence ATGAGCGCGGCGGCGGGCAAGAAGAAGCCGATGCCACCGGCATACCGGCATTTCACCGTGTTCACCGAAAAGTGGCTGCTGCCCACGATCAACGTCCGGTTGGCCGAAGCGAACCGGGAGAACACCTACACCTGGTGCAGCAAGTGGTGGGCCCACCGCGGCGTCGCCGTGCGGTTCGCGCACCTGCACACCGCATTCGAGGCCCAACGACGCGCACAGACCGCCACCAGCCTCAGCACGTTCCTGCTCTCACACCTCGACGCCCACTTCAAAGTCATCCTCGACGCCGCCAACGGTCCGCTGCACCGCTGCACCCGCACCACCCACCTGCCCACACCCTCGTTGCCATTCGACCCCGTCCCAGTGGGGTGGTTCACCTCCGCGAACCGCCCACCCGAGGCCGCACCCGAGGGCGAGGAGCAGGAGCCGAAGAAGCCACCGCCGCGGTTCGCTCATTACAGCGAGTTCGTGCAGGACTGGTTGCTGCCGGTTACCGCGGTGCGGATCGCGGGCTCGAATCGTGAAGGCCAGTACAGCTGGTGTAGGCAGTGGTGGCGCCACCAAGGGGTCGCGGTCCGCTTCGGCGGCCTGCACGCGGTCTTCGAGGCAGCGCGCCTGGCGGAGGACAAGTCCGCGATGAGTGGGCTGTTCGTGCGCCATATCGACTCCCACATGCGCTACATCCTCGACGCCGCCAATGGCCCGCTTCACCGCTGTACTCCCGACCAGCACCTCGATATACCCGGACTGCGTACCGAACCCATCCCCGCCGCGTGGTTCGGTGCCCCCGGTGCGAAAACCGCAATCGAGCACCTGGGATTCGGCCCCGACTTCCGAGCCTTCGCAGTCAATGGTGCGGCGGGAGGCCCGGGGTTGTGA